A genomic segment from Acidobacteriota bacterium encodes:
- a CDS encoding Rossmann-like and DUF2520 domain-containing protein: MKLSIIGAGRVGQTLGRRARETGFEIIDVVCRTKASANRAVKFIGAGRAQAAAKARLSPTDLILIATPDDKIADAVAMIQTSPINKAIALHTSGASSSAILEPLKEKNILVGSCHPLQSFASPAQGLPLISQTYFCIEGEAAAVGAARRLVRAIGARYFEIKPEMKSLYHAAAVMSSGGVTALLAVAIDMLIRCGLPEKEARKILLPLVEGTLKNLQTVDAAQALTGPIRRGDMGTVERNLQALKAVDESAMEIYRLLAKRSLQLARQAGSDKKLLRRVQQVLDAS, from the coding sequence ATGAAACTATCAATCATTGGCGCGGGGCGCGTCGGGCAAACCCTTGGGCGCAGAGCGCGCGAAACCGGTTTTGAAATCATTGATGTCGTCTGTCGCACAAAAGCGTCGGCAAATCGCGCTGTTAAATTCATCGGCGCAGGTCGCGCGCAAGCCGCCGCAAAAGCCAGGTTATCACCAACGGATTTAATTTTAATCGCCACCCCCGATGACAAAATCGCTGATGCAGTGGCGATGATTCAAACAAGCCCTATCAATAAAGCGATTGCCCTGCATACCAGCGGCGCATCATCAAGCGCGATACTTGAGCCACTCAAAGAAAAAAATATTCTTGTGGGTTCGTGTCATCCGCTGCAAAGTTTCGCAAGCCCCGCGCAAGGCTTGCCGTTAATTTCCCAAACCTATTTCTGCATTGAAGGCGAAGCGGCAGCCGTCGGCGCGGCGCGGCGTTTGGTTCGCGCTATCGGCGCGCGTTATTTTGAAATCAAGCCGGAGATGAAAAGCCTCTACCACGCGGCGGCGGTCATGTCATCAGGAGGGGTGACCGCTTTACTGGCTGTCGCCATTGACATGCTCATCCGTTGCGGTTTGCCGGAAAAAGAAGCGCGGAAAATTTTATTGCCGTTAGTTGAAGGAACCTTAAAAAATCTACAGACGGTCGATGCGGCGCAGGCTTTAACCGGCCCCATTCGTCGAGGCGACATGGGAACTGTTGAGCGGAATTTACAGGCATTGAAAGCCGTTGATGAATCGGCTATGGAAATTTATCGCCTGCTTGCCAAACGCAGTCTTCAGTTAGCTCGACAGGCGGGAAGCGATAAAAAATTATTGCGGCGAGTTCAACAAGTTTTGGATGCGTCTTGA
- a CDS encoding trypsin-like peptidase domain-containing protein: MNKLAKSLLTLLFCVAASQTAFGFSASVESFNSPQNAKDQVQSSRAKTKPAFPDVPEIVERLNDVVVNVRSTSALGENLGSGFIIDNKGLIVTNFHLISAGESSRRASQTAENRQPRLADRVWVTLHDGRQFPASVKGYDEVTDIALLQIIPSGAALQVAELGDSDELRVGEWVIAIGNPLGLDHTVTLGILSAKGRTDFGGQFDDYLQTDAAINPGNSGGPLVNADGKVIGINTLVLERSQGLSFSIPINSVKALLPQLIERGRVARGYLGIETRDLTPDLRGVLKVPADTRGVLVVRAERGTPAARAGLRQNDLILNVDDKPVASFVQFNRLVANKAPGTKLALKILRDGKEYTLSVEVGEEKK, encoded by the coding sequence ATGAATAAACTGGCAAAATCGTTACTCACCCTTTTATTTTGCGTTGCAGCCTCGCAAACAGCCTTCGGGTTTTCTGCGTCCGTCGAAAGTTTTAACAGTCCGCAAAATGCTAAAGATCAGGTGCAATCCTCACGCGCAAAAACCAAGCCGGCTTTTCCCGATGTGCCCGAAATTGTTGAACGACTCAATGATGTGGTGGTCAATGTGCGTTCAACATCGGCGCTTGGCGAAAATCTCGGCAGCGGTTTCATCATTGATAACAAGGGTTTGATTGTCACCAATTTTCATCTGATTTCCGCAGGCGAAAGCAGCCGAAGAGCCAGTCAAACCGCAGAAAATCGCCAACCCCGTCTGGCAGACCGCGTGTGGGTGACCTTGCATGACGGTCGGCAATTCCCTGCTTCGGTGAAAGGCTATGACGAAGTCACCGATATTGCGCTTTTGCAAATTATCCCATCAGGCGCGGCTTTGCAGGTTGCCGAACTTGGCGATAGCGATGAACTGCGCGTCGGTGAATGGGTCATCGCCATTGGTAATCCTCTGGGGCTTGACCACACCGTGACGCTCGGTATTTTAAGCGCCAAAGGGCGCACCGATTTCGGCGGACAGTTTGATGATTATCTGCAAACCGATGCGGCAATCAATCCGGGAAATTCCGGCGGCCCGCTGGTCAATGCCGACGGCAAAGTGATTGGCATCAACACGCTGGTGTTGGAACGTTCGCAAGGGTTGAGTTTTTCGATTCCGATTAACAGCGTCAAAGCGCTCTTGCCACAACTCATCGAACGCGGACGAGTAGCGCGCGGCTATCTGGGAATCGAAACCCGCGATTTGACGCCGGATTTGCGCGGCGTCTTAAAAGTTCCGGCTGATACGCGCGGCGTCTTGGTGGTTCGTGCCGAACGTGGCACACCGGCGGCGCGCGCAGGGCTTAGACAAAACGATTTGATTCTCAACGTCGATGACAAACCGGTCGCCTCATTCGTGCAGTTCAATCGCCTGGTTGCGAACAAAGCGCCGGGCACTAAACTTGCCCTTAAAATTTTGCGCGACGGTAAAGAATACACTTTGAGTGTCGAGGTCGGTGAAGAGAAAAAATAA
- a CDS encoding OmpA family protein: MRMCKSILSLSLVMSLFLLTGVPANFAQQVQSSSQSPQATVYKPGIRAVSSGQKTKLKGRIVSREADTFSVRDEQDMETVVRLTDQTSVKSKGGFFRRGKNYDVTSLLRGLEVEIEGRGNMDGQLVADKVRFDSSDLKVARTVESRVSPVERENQRIAGQVDELNEVSRMARSEADRANAGVAAANERISAIDDYTVQDSTTVYFRVNSAVLTPEYKQALDQIAQKAATTKGFVIEITGYADSTGNMARNRVLSQQRADAVVRYLQENHDIPLRRIITPFGYGSLRPVADNATADGRRQNRRVEVKVLVSSGLTQSSSRQQ, from the coding sequence ATGAGAATGTGCAAATCAATTCTATCGTTAAGCCTGGTAATGAGTCTTTTCTTGTTGACCGGCGTACCGGCGAACTTCGCACAGCAAGTTCAATCAAGTTCGCAATCGCCGCAGGCGACCGTTTACAAGCCGGGAATTCGCGCGGTTTCGAGCGGGCAAAAAACGAAACTCAAGGGCAGAATCGTCAGCCGCGAGGCTGATACCTTCAGTGTTCGCGACGAGCAGGATATGGAAACCGTTGTGCGGCTCACGGATCAAACCAGCGTGAAATCGAAAGGCGGATTTTTCCGTCGCGGGAAAAATTATGATGTGACCAGTTTGCTGCGCGGTCTTGAAGTTGAAATCGAAGGACGCGGTAATATGGATGGGCAACTGGTTGCCGATAAAGTGCGTTTCGATTCATCGGATTTGAAGGTCGCGCGCACCGTCGAATCGCGGGTCTCTCCGGTTGAACGCGAAAATCAACGCATCGCCGGACAGGTGGATGAATTAAATGAAGTATCGAGGATGGCGAGAAGCGAAGCCGACCGCGCCAATGCCGGTGTGGCTGCCGCAAACGAGCGCATCTCGGCAATTGATGATTATACGGTGCAAGATTCGACAACCGTTTATTTCAGAGTCAACAGCGCAGTGCTTACGCCTGAATACAAACAGGCGCTTGATCAAATCGCTCAAAAAGCTGCGACCACAAAAGGCTTTGTTATTGAAATAACCGGCTACGCAGATTCAACCGGGAATATGGCGCGCAATCGCGTTCTCAGCCAGCAACGCGCTGATGCGGTGGTGCGTTATTTACAGGAAAACCATGACATTCCGTTGCGCCGCATCATCACTCCGTTTGGTTATGGGTCGTTAAGACCGGTTGCCGATAATGCAACTGCCGATGGTCGCAGACAAAATCGTCGCGTCGAAGTTAAGGTGTTGGTCAGCAGCGGACTCACGCAATCCAGCAGTCGACAGCAATAA
- a CDS encoding DUF1992 domain-containing protein: protein MQYPLIRYNPSMSFEKLAEEKIKEAMESGEFDNLAGKGKPIDLTAYFATPEDLRIGYSILKNANVLPQEAALLKEAETLRAKLERATNEEEKRKLKRAIDETIMKYNLLIEKYRKKK from the coding sequence TTGCAATATCCGCTGATTCGTTATAATCCGAGTATGAGTTTCGAGAAACTAGCTGAAGAAAAAATCAAAGAGGCGATGGAAAGCGGCGAGTTCGATAATCTCGCAGGCAAAGGTAAACCGATTGATTTGACCGCCTATTTTGCAACGCCCGAAGATTTGCGCATCGGTTATTCGATTTTGAAGAATGCCAATGTTCTTCCACAGGAAGCCGCGCTCCTGAAAGAAGCCGAAACTCTCAGAGCCAAACTTGAACGCGCTACTAATGAAGAAGAGAAGCGAAAATTAAAAAGAGCCATTGATGAAACCATCATGAAGTACAACCTGCTGATTGAAAAATATCGCAAGAAAAAATAA
- the murJ gene encoding murein biosynthesis integral membrane protein MurJ, whose amino-acid sequence MDKSSAIDQPKQITNDRNANNQTVQAKKKSPSVARSAGLISLAVMASRILGLVREMVFSRLFGASASYAYDAYVIAFRIPNLLRDLFAEGALSNAFVTVFSDYLVTRGEKAAFRLSNLIATVLIFILGVFVVLGVIFAPELVSLFASGFKSNPDKFALTVKLTRIMMPFILLVALAAQAMGLLNSRDRFGIPALSASFFNVGSIIGGLFFAVIMTGRDFAHPVQSVLDHPIEGIVGMAYGVLIGGFLQFAVQWPSLRKVGFHFRPMLSFRDEGVRRIFKLMGPAVIGAAAVQINVLINSQFASSIPGDGAVSWLSYAFRLMQFPLGVFGVAIATATLPSISKNAALREIEDFRHTLASSIRLVFVLTIPSAVGLIVLGRPIIALIYESAKFKASDTQHTAAALACYAIGLAGYSALKVIVPAFYALGDAKFPMRISLFSIVINYALNWSLVGVLQERGLALSTSAVALLNFFVLYFVLQRRINGIEGKRTFVAVLKIILASIAMALVCWLVSQGIHQFVGDNRIARMINVIVSVSAGASVFYIAALMLGVEELKSAMNAILGRFIRRLRK is encoded by the coding sequence ATGGATAAATCATCAGCCATCGATCAACCCAAGCAAATTACCAACGACCGCAATGCCAATAACCAAACCGTGCAAGCGAAGAAAAAATCGCCAAGCGTGGCGCGTTCGGCGGGACTCATCAGTCTTGCGGTCATGGCAAGCCGCATCCTTGGATTGGTGCGCGAAATGGTTTTCTCGCGTCTGTTTGGCGCATCGGCAAGCTACGCCTATGACGCTTATGTGATTGCTTTTCGCATACCGAATTTGTTGCGCGACCTGTTTGCCGAAGGCGCGCTCTCGAATGCTTTTGTCACCGTCTTTTCCGATTATCTGGTGACGCGCGGCGAAAAAGCGGCGTTCAGATTATCGAATCTCATTGCTACGGTTTTGATTTTTATCTTAGGGGTTTTTGTTGTGCTCGGCGTTATCTTTGCGCCGGAACTCGTCAGCCTCTTTGCCTCGGGGTTTAAATCCAATCCCGATAAATTCGCGCTCACCGTTAAACTGACGCGCATTATGATGCCGTTTATATTGCTGGTCGCCCTGGCTGCGCAGGCGATGGGACTTTTAAATTCGCGTGACCGTTTCGGCATCCCTGCACTCTCGGCTTCGTTTTTCAATGTCGGGTCAATCATCGGCGGACTGTTTTTCGCGGTGATTATGACCGGACGCGATTTTGCGCACCCCGTTCAATCGGTTCTCGACCATCCCATCGAAGGCATCGTCGGCATGGCTTACGGGGTGTTGATTGGCGGTTTTCTGCAATTTGCCGTGCAATGGCCGAGTCTCAGAAAAGTCGGATTTCATTTTCGCCCGATGCTCAGTTTTCGCGATGAAGGGGTAAGAAGAATTTTCAAATTGATGGGACCAGCCGTCATTGGCGCGGCGGCTGTACAAATCAATGTGCTCATCAACAGTCAATTCGCATCAAGCATTCCCGGCGATGGCGCGGTTTCGTGGCTCAGTTATGCCTTTCGCCTGATGCAATTTCCGCTCGGGGTTTTCGGTGTAGCGATTGCCACGGCGACGCTGCCGTCGATTTCCAAAAATGCCGCGCTCAGAGAGATTGAAGATTTTCGCCACACCTTGGCAAGCTCGATTCGTCTGGTTTTCGTGCTGACGATTCCTTCGGCAGTCGGTTTAATCGTTCTCGGTCGCCCGATCATCGCGCTCATTTATGAAAGCGCCAAATTCAAAGCCAGCGACACCCAGCATACAGCCGCCGCGCTTGCCTGTTATGCCATCGGGCTTGCCGGTTATTCGGCGCTCAAAGTAATCGTTCCGGCGTTTTATGCGCTCGGCGATGCGAAATTTCCCATGCGTATCAGTTTGTTTTCGATTGTGATTAATTATGCACTGAACTGGTCGCTGGTCGGCGTGTTGCAAGAGCGCGGCTTGGCGCTTTCGACTTCCGCCGTGGCGTTGCTGAATTTTTTCGTCCTCTATTTCGTTCTGCAACGTCGTATCAACGGCATCGAAGGCAAAAGGACGTTTGTTGCGGTTTTGAAAATAATTCTTGCGTCGATTGCAATGGCGTTGGTGTGCTGGCTGGTCAGTCAAGGCATTCATCAATTCGTCGGTGATAATCGGATTGCGCGAATGATTAACGTCATCGTTTCGGTTAGCGCAGGCGCGAGCGTGTTTTACATTGCGGCTTTGATGTTGGGCGTTGAAGAATTGAAGTCCGCAATGAATGCTATCCTTGGACGGTTTATCAGAAGATTACGAAAATAG
- a CDS encoding pentapeptide repeat-containing protein yields the protein MTQPLSKGEALHRLSKGDSLRGMNLVRTDLSCMELMYVDLTQANLRMANLSQANLSDARLTSSFLSGATLSQANLVGANLVQASMIGCILNGADLSRADLSGADLTGANLEEAMLSGAFLVGAFLTETNLSRAYIAAAYARMAQMSGCNLTGAVFENADLSYSDLSGARLENTSLISSNLSGARLAACSLVGCDLRNADLTNADLSGCNLTGAKLHGVKYSGVNLADAWADWIDLSADGNNIMRATLEDAFVGVLTRPMGQIFIEGAMPNHVWSLLISHLCEFQITNPACADIQLKGVHKGTNSSAFYVEAERETSLVAYFKDLCELVGKGARQLSEKLAYLKSINGNVLSSARPLSVESSLQNNLNGALGLGNLDSMDDLLGLGLGKASFAEKLQTTPFWGSEKGFVILTGGRQIYMEAVSSPSLTMRPPNNTTSKLDLVQGHFLPNER from the coding sequence ATGACACAGCCTCTTTCAAAGGGTGAAGCGCTTCATCGTCTATCAAAAGGTGACAGCCTGCGAGGGATGAATCTGGTGCGAACCGATTTATCCTGCATGGAATTAATGTATGTTGATCTGACGCAAGCCAACTTGCGAATGGCAAACCTCTCGCAGGCGAATTTGAGCGATGCGCGATTAACCAGCAGTTTTCTAAGCGGCGCAACTTTGAGTCAGGCAAATCTGGTCGGCGCAAATCTTGTGCAAGCCAGCATGATTGGCTGCATTTTAAATGGCGCAGACCTCAGCCGCGCAGACCTCAGCGGCGCAGACCTCACCGGCGCAAATCTCGAAGAAGCCATGCTGTCGGGCGCGTTTCTGGTTGGCGCTTTTCTTACCGAAACCAATTTAAGTCGAGCCTATATTGCCGCCGCCTATGCGCGGATGGCGCAGATGTCGGGTTGCAATTTGACCGGCGCAGTTTTTGAAAACGCCGACCTTTCTTATAGCGACCTTTCCGGCGCGCGTCTGGAAAACACTTCACTGATTAGTTCCAACCTGTCGGGCGCGCGCCTTGCCGCCTGTTCGTTAGTCGGTTGTGATTTACGCAATGCCGATTTGACCAACGCCGATTTGAGCGGTTGCAATCTCACGGGCGCCAAATTACATGGCGTGAAATATTCGGGCGTCAATCTTGCAGATGCCTGGGCGGATTGGATTGACCTCAGCGCCGATGGCAATAACATCATGCGCGCGACCCTCGAAGATGCTTTTGTCGGCGTCTTGACGCGACCGATGGGACAGATTTTCATTGAAGGCGCGATGCCCAACCATGTCTGGTCGCTGCTGATTTCGCACCTGTGCGAATTTCAAATCACCAATCCCGCTTGCGCCGATATTCAATTGAAAGGCGTTCACAAGGGAACCAATTCATCAGCCTTTTATGTCGAAGCCGAACGCGAAACCAGTCTGGTGGCATACTTCAAGGATTTATGTGAACTGGTCGGCAAAGGCGCGCGCCAGTTATCGGAAAAGCTCGCCTATTTGAAAAGTATCAATGGTAATGTTTTAAGCAGCGCGCGACCCTTGTCGGTTGAATCCTCTTTGCAAAATAACCTCAATGGCGCACTCGGACTGGGCAATCTCGATTCGATGGATGACCTGCTCGGTTTGGGGTTGGGCAAAGCCTCGTTTGCGGAAAAACTCCAGACCACGCCGTTCTGGGGAAGCGAAAAAGGGTTTGTAATTTTAACCGGAGGGCGACAGATTTATATGGAAGCGGTTTCGAGTCCTTCGCTTACCATGCGTCCGCCCAATAACACCACCAGCAAACTCGATTTGGTACAAGGTCATTTCCTGCCGAATGAACGTTGA
- a CDS encoding aspartyl protease family protein, whose product MKHATAVALLFALALTFIAPPLIFAASEQSPLTKAEQKKRDAELEKLGKTARKAFRKGYYPDAVKAYQAILHLDPTNIAARLGASYAYYKGLDYKSCFDLATEVLKLDSTNARAHALIGASLLRSGFIVAAIPELNQAFKLNPKEALAYGAAAEIDYYEGRCDQSIAKAFRAISLDSSEEDFLITIARASSRIELYDQAAEAYERFLTVAPETDKERRDRISGLIEFYRKLAGLRVHEVSGSKTSQVPFELGNDRRPYINVKMNGRDAIFVVDTGSGFTVISKEAAKKFKVPEIAHGGHSQGVGGSGKFPIVYGLVNTLQLGEVKVRSVPCFIRPFHSLNNSAADVQADGFIGLSVLSRFLTELDYQSNVMRLSQDIDQSVVATSPDMTVVPFRTTQNGLISIETELDGKNTINAILDSGASSTVISTHAVDRLNLREQIIKGQKVRVIGAGGISDNVELLFIKNCRVADLRQDNLRALVLDFSAINETSGFEQSGILGGDFLRHFSVTINFAKAQVGLKPHTTSIKKIPAETKNQALN is encoded by the coding sequence ATGAAACACGCAACAGCAGTTGCTTTGTTGTTCGCGCTCGCATTAACTTTTATTGCGCCACCATTGATTTTCGCGGCATCCGAACAATCCCCCCTTACCAAAGCCGAACAGAAAAAGCGCGATGCAGAGCTAGAAAAACTCGGCAAAACTGCACGGAAAGCTTTCCGTAAAGGCTATTACCCGGATGCCGTAAAAGCTTATCAAGCGATTCTCCACCTCGACCCGACCAACATCGCCGCACGCCTCGGCGCATCTTACGCTTACTATAAAGGACTCGATTATAAATCCTGTTTTGATTTGGCTACCGAAGTTTTAAAACTCGACAGCACCAATGCTCGCGCGCATGCGTTAATCGGCGCATCCTTGTTGCGCTCCGGGTTTATTGTCGCAGCCATCCCTGAATTGAATCAGGCATTCAAACTGAATCCCAAAGAAGCGCTCGCTTACGGCGCTGCCGCCGAGATTGATTATTATGAAGGGCGTTGTGACCAATCGATTGCCAAAGCCTTTCGCGCCATCTCGCTTGACTCTTCCGAAGAGGATTTTTTAATCACCATTGCCCGCGCTTCATCACGCATCGAATTATATGACCAGGCGGCAGAAGCCTATGAACGGTTTCTTACAGTCGCGCCTGAAACCGATAAAGAGCGCCGCGACCGCATCAGCGGTTTGATTGAATTTTATCGCAAACTGGCAGGACTCAGGGTTCACGAAGTGAGCGGGTCGAAAACTTCGCAAGTGCCGTTTGAACTCGGCAATGACCGTCGCCCTTACATCAACGTCAAAATGAACGGGCGGGATGCCATCTTCGTGGTTGATACCGGTTCCGGTTTCACGGTGATTTCCAAAGAGGCTGCGAAAAAATTTAAAGTTCCGGAAATCGCTCACGGCGGGCATTCACAGGGGGTCGGCGGCAGCGGCAAATTCCCTATCGTTTACGGACTGGTCAACACCCTGCAACTCGGTGAGGTAAAGGTTCGCTCGGTGCCCTGCTTTATTCGCCCCTTCCATTCGCTCAACAATTCCGCCGCAGACGTTCAGGCTGACGGCTTTATTGGCTTATCGGTTTTGTCGCGGTTTTTAACCGAGCTTGATTATCAAAGCAACGTCATGCGTTTAAGTCAGGACATTGATCAATCGGTCGTGGCTACCTCGCCTGATATGACGGTCGTGCCGTTTCGCACCACGCAAAACGGTTTAATCAGTATCGAAACCGAATTGGATGGCAAGAATACCATCAATGCGATTTTGGATTCGGGCGCAAGTTCCACCGTCATCTCAACCCACGCTGTTGACCGGTTGAATTTGCGCGAACAAATCATCAAAGGGCAAAAAGTGCGGGTCATCGGCGCAGGCGGCATTTCCGATAATGTGGAATTGCTGTTTATCAAAAACTGTCGCGTTGCCGATTTGCGACAGGACAATTTACGCGCTCTGGTTTTGGATTTCAGCGCCATCAACGAAACCTCCGGCTTTGAACAAAGCGGCATTTTAGGCGGCGATTTTCTGCGCCATTTCAGTGTGACGATTAATTTCGCGAAAGCTCAGGTTGGCTTGAAACCGCACACCACTTCAATTAAAAAAATACCGGCGGAGACCAAGAATCAAGCATTAAACTAA
- a CDS encoding type II toxin-antitoxin system VapC family toxin has translation MKKSLYIETSVVGAYLDNGEPFRRDLTIRWWEHELRDYEAFVSPLVVRELERMDEPRRSSYLKLIKSLPQYEITEEAAILADGYVSRGIFHRKYLANALHVALASVNKADFFVTWDFGHLANVHRQSRVQLFNTVAGFFVPMIVTPEFLISPEF, from the coding sequence ATGAAGAAAAGTTTATATATCGAAACCTCCGTTGTTGGCGCTTATCTCGATAACGGAGAACCCTTTCGTCGCGATTTAACCATTCGCTGGTGGGAGCATGAATTGCGCGATTATGAAGCCTTCGTTTCGCCGCTGGTGGTGCGCGAACTCGAACGCATGGATGAACCGCGTCGGTCATCTTATTTGAAATTGATCAAATCGTTGCCGCAATATGAAATCACCGAAGAGGCGGCGATTCTCGCGGATGGCTATGTATCGCGCGGCATTTTTCATCGCAAATATCTGGCGAACGCTTTGCACGTCGCCCTGGCATCGGTCAACAAAGCCGATTTTTTTGTAACCTGGGATTTTGGTCATCTGGCAAATGTCCATCGGCAATCGCGTGTGCAACTCTTCAATACCGTAGCCGGTTTTTTTGTGCCGATGATTGTGACGCCGGAATTTTTAATTAGTCCCGAATTTTAA